aatatgataattgGGAAATTACAAGTGAACAATGTAACATGATAGTGTTGAATCTGACTTAACTATATTCAATCACTCAAATGACTGAAAAGACATGAAATTTTcccattcttcaaatatatttctgatGATTATCAGTTggtatataatttttaaaatttactagTACAAAAGTATCAGCCACTCAGTTGCACAGTTGTGTAACTGTATTATAAAgttaatttgcatttatttaatttatgatatgcaataaaaaattaattacaaatgttaggctcaaattttttttttggaatttcattttttgggAAATAGCAAATCATCATTACCTTATAGCAAAAACTCAATAACTTCTATTTTTACACTCACTGATTTTGTTGTTGCAATAGGGTGACAAAAAAGATATCATCACTCATTCTGATTTGGGGGTTTTGTCTAAAATACTAGCcttaaagtttgtttaatttaaagaagaaaacaaaaggTTTTTGGTGATTTTACCCAACTTACTGAAAATTATGATGTTAGGTTTATGAACAAAACATGGATGCATATTCTAtggattaaaaatgaaatgtggaTGTAATTTTAATAGACTTGTGCAAAAGTGCATTTAAACTTTATACTGTATAATGAATCCAGCAGGGAGgaactatttgtttttaattgaataatgaGGTATGCTTCAAAAGATTAGGGTCTATGTACTTTTCTTTGGTTATGATATATATAgcagtttttttcacaaaaaaaataccTTATTAAAGATTAAACTGCTTTAATCCTCAGGAAAATATAATCTAGCTAGTTAACTTTTATGAAAATAGGTTAATGTGGGAACAAGctaatttttaaagttattatgcATCAGATTTTGAATAAAGATGCTGGTATTTTAGAAAGAATACAAAGTAATTGATGAAAGGACGGGAGTACAatgtaattataaatgtatataatacttGAGGTAACTAATATGCTAATATTAATGGGTTTCTTTTTCAGATTGTGTGCTGTGATGAAACATCTGCAAGCCTGAAACAGATGGACCAACAAAACCTCATGCTATAACGCAgcaaattggaaaaataagGATTAAGGATTAAGGAAGAAGATGTAAAAATCTCAACTCTTGAAACAATTACTTAGTTAACGGAAGTTTTGTAAGTTTCAAATTCAAAGAACACAAGAAGTGGAAATCGTTATGATCctataaagataattttatttaagtttattggAAGTTTATGAAGCAAAGACAGGATGTTTGAAATGGGAATTACCAGATTTGTGAAATGGCAGAGGATGAAAGACAGTAATGAATTATGCACTTCTGGCTTCGTTTGAGAGAAGGCGTTTTGAGAGAAGGCGCctctttgttttgaaaaattattatgAGGTAATTGTAGGACAATGAAGTAATGaaatcttgttaaaaaattgaGGGAATCAATTTAGGGACTGTTTGTTTGTCAAGTCAGCACTATATTGTgctgaaaacattgaaaaagtttACCTGGGAGAAGGCAAGATGAAGAAGATGTACAGTCGGGTGAGCCAGCAGATGCCCAGGGTGCTGTTTCTCTTGTTCAGTCTCTCCGTTATGACCATGCTGTATGTAGCAAAGTTTGGTGTTATGATGGACGCACAGTTTCATGATGAAAGGAATGTGGAGTTCTCTAGCAAACAACCGAGTGAAGCTGGCGATGAAAtgcatcaaaaacaaaacaatgttatacAGTCCTTACAGGAAAGGATCCGATCACTCGAGGGCATGTTAGAATCGACCGACCAGAAGGCGAAGAGTCTCACACACCAGATTTCAAACCAGTCTTTGTTAATACGCTCGCTTCAGGAGTTTAGAATCAGTTCAGACACTCAGAAACTTTCCACCGCAACagtaaaagaaaatgattcTCTTTTAGACAAGATAAGAAATGCGGATATTCTTAAGGGCGTGTCTTTAAAGTCAGAATATGAACTTATACCATTCACGAAGTTTACATTAACTAAAATATTCCTTGTTGAGCCCGGACTAGGAAGAAGAGTTGTGGAAAAACCTATTGGTTATAAACGTAAGGATATTCTAGATGTTGTATCATACGCTGTTGAACAAATGAACAGAAACCGGACAGCACAGATGAGAAAATATGCAGTAGAGGACTTCATTGAGGGCATGTACAGAACGGAGCCTCTCTCTGGCACACAGTATGAACTGTTTTTTCGAGATGTTGAAAATcttcagaaatatatttacagaaaaatgACTGTTGTCCGACCATTTGGAACTCTGTATAATGTTGAAGAACATCATAAAAACACGTCCAGCACTTGGGTTAACCTTATTCTACCTCTATCTGGAAGACTTGATGCCTTCCAGCAGTTTATGTCCCGATTTATTAAAGTTGTTATCAACCAGGATCGACGGGTATTTTTGACTGTTGTGTACTTTGGTACTGAAGGACTTGAAGATGTTAAAAAGCTCATGACAGCTACTGCGAAAGAACATAGATACAGGTATATGAAACTAGTCACATTGAAAGAAGAGTTCTCAAGGGGGCGGGGTTTACAGGTTGGAGTACTTAGTTGGAAGAACGGGGATGTGATACTGTTTCTTTGTGATGTTGATATAGTTTTTACGGTCGATTTCTTAGAAAGGTGCCGAGTTAACACTGAGCAGGGGAGAAGAGTATATTTCCCGATAGTGTTCAGTTTGTATAATCCAAGTGTCGTGTACAGTCTTCAAGACATGCCAATTCCCCCAGAACGGGAACAACTGGTAATATCACGGAACACTGGCTTCTGGCGTGACTTCGGGTATGGAATGACTTGCCAGTATCGCTCAGATTTCAAGGAGATGAAtggatttgatgaatatatcTCAGGGTGGGGTGGTGAAgatgtatttttatatcaaaagtaTGTAAAAAGTGATTTTATGGTGATCAGGGCTACAGACCCAGGTATTTTCCACTTGTGGCATGCTAAAAGCTGTGATCCCAAACTGAATTCGGAGCAATACAGAAGTTGTATACGGTCCAAAGCTCTGAATGAAGCGTCTCATGCACAGCTTGGGTTGTTAGCATTTAAAGAAGAAATTCGTGTTCACAAAAGTCTATCAGGAAATGAGTCCCTTAAGCTTTCGCAGATGGGCTCCATAGAAGGGCCGTCACTTGTTCGTACACGGGAGACATATCCTCCTGATagatgatatttgtttgcattttcgtgattttaaattgttcatttgtGATTGACAAAGTcctgtttttgttcattttaatagTAACCATTCTTTCCTAGAGTTTGTTTTTTACACaaaaccaattattttttaaattttctagTAATAGACACATGGTttcactgtttttttatttgtatgaaaaattaatgatgcaatgaatgttaattttttgtcaCGTAATGCTTAAGGCATACTGCTTCCATTTTCTAGTCACACTTCTCTAAACTGCCAAGGGAAGATACCCTGATTTATGTTCTGAAGTTTACTTTTATAAGTTATCTA
Above is a genomic segment from Mya arenaria isolate MELC-2E11 chromosome 2, ASM2691426v1 containing:
- the LOC128225193 gene encoding chondroitin sulfate N-acetylgalactosaminyltransferase 2-like: MKKMYSRVSQQMPRVLFLLFSLSVMTMLYVAKFGVMMDAQFHDERNVEFSSKQPSEAGDEMHQKQNNVIQSLQERIRSLEGMLESTDQKAKSLTHQISNQSLLIRSLQEFRISSDTQKLSTATVKENDSLLDKIRNADILKGVSLKSEYELIPFTKFTLTKIFLVEPGLGRRVVEKPIGYKRKDILDVVSYAVEQMNRNRTAQMRKYAVEDFIEGMYRTEPLSGTQYELFFRDVENLQKYIYRKMTVVRPFGTLYNVEEHHKNTSSTWVNLILPLSGRLDAFQQFMSRFIKVVINQDRRVFLTVVYFGTEGLEDVKKLMTATAKEHRYRYMKLVTLKEEFSRGRGLQVGVLSWKNGDVILFLCDVDIVFTVDFLERCRVNTEQGRRVYFPIVFSLYNPSVVYSLQDMPIPPEREQLVISRNTGFWRDFGYGMTCQYRSDFKEMNGFDEYISGWGGEDVFLYQKYVKSDFMVIRATDPGIFHLWHAKSCDPKLNSEQYRSCIRSKALNEASHAQLGLLAFKEEIRVHKSLSGNESLKLSQMGSIEGPSLVRTRETYPPDR